TCCCGCTCGCATGGAGAGCTGGCTGCTCATCGCCGCGCTGCTCCTCGCCGGCGCCAGCCTCGCGTTCCTGACCATCGGCCTCCTGGCCTTGCGAAGCCGGCGCGTGCTCGGCGCGGTCTCGGGCGCGCTGCTCGCGCTGCTCCTGCTGTCCGTGGCCGGGCTCCTGGCCACGCTCGCCGTGGCCACCCAGGGATACCGCGCGCTCACCTTCGAGGACGTCGCGGCGACGGTGACGATCGTCCCGGCGGCCGCGCAGCGCTTCTCGGCCACGTTCCGCTTCCCGGACGGCCACGAGGAGCGGTTCACGCTCGGCGGCGACGAGCTCTACGTGGACGCGCACATCCTCAAGTGGAAGCCGATCGTCAACGTCCTGGGCCTGCACACCGCCTACGAGCTCGATCGGGTCGCGGGGCGCTACCGCCTGCTCACGGACGAGACCACGAAGCCCCGGACGGTGTTCTCCCTCGTTCAGCCCAAGCCGCTCGACCTCTTCGACCTGCGTCGGCGCTACGCGTTGCTCGCGCCCTTGCTCGACGCCGAGTACGGCTCGGCCACGTTCATCGACGCGGCGCGGCCGGCGGAGCTGGAGCTGCGGGTATCCACCTCGGGCCTGCTGATCCGGCCGGCCCCCGGGCGGTGAGCGAGCTCGGAGCGGCGGTCGGACGCTCCCACCGGACCGACGTCTAGACCACGGGCGACCCGCCCGCGCCGTGCGTCTTGACATCGCGCGGGCACTTCTCCCAGAATCCGCGCCGGAGCCGCAGCCGCCTCGGGCGACGGCGGTGATAGCCATGGGCGACGAGCTCGCGGGCGGATCGTCGATGAACCGCCGAGAGCCACGACGCGCGATGCTGCGAGGAGCGCTCGCGATCGGCGTCGGACTCCCTCTGCTGGACCTGTGTGCCCGCGCCATCCCCGAGGCCTCCGCCCAGGGCGATCCCAAGAGTCAGCGCCCTCAGAACGGCGATCGGTTCGTGTTCCGGACCGGGAATCAGACCGGCAAGGTGATCACGGTCGCCGACATCCCCGTCGGCGGCCCGCCCGTGCCGGCCTTCCCGATGGATCCCAGCGGCGTGGTGCGCGACGGATCGCGCCTGAACCAGCTGCTGCTCGTGCGCCTGACTCTCACGGATCTCTCGGAGGAGACCCGCGGCCGTTCCGCCGAGGGCGTCGTGGCCTACTCCGGCGTGTGCACGCACACCGGCTGCGACATCACCCTCTGGAAGGCCGAGTCCATCCGATTCCGCTGTCCGTGCCACGAGTCGGAATTCGATCCCAAGGACGCCGGCCGCGTCGTCGGCGGACCCGCGCCCCGGCGGCTCCCGCGGGTGCCCGTGAAGGTCGTCGACGGCGTGCCGGTCGCCGCCGCCGGCTTCCTGGGCCGGCCCGGGTTCCAGCCCACGTGAGCGGCCAAGCCGGAGCAGTGAGCGCTTCACAGCCAGTACAGGGAGGAACGATCGTGAGAACTCGGGCGCTCTTGGCGATGTTCGGCGTTCTGATCGTGACGACCCCGGCCGCGCTCCTCGGCGGCTGCACCGGCATGACCACCGGATCCCCCGCCGCGTCGATGGCCCCGGCGCCCCGCGCGAAGCCGACCGCGGGCGCGACGGCCTACACGCCGGTGACGGACCAGCGGCTCGTCAACCCCGAGCCGGAGAACTGGCTGATGTACCGGCGCACCTACGACGGCTGGGGTTATAGCCCGCTCGAGCAGGTCACCCCCGGCAACGCGGCGTCGCTGGTGCCGGTGTGGACGTTCTCCACCGGCGTGGCCGAGGGGCACCAGTCGCCGCCCATCGTCAACAACGGGATCATGTTCGTGAGCACGCCGCAGAACC
This is a stretch of genomic DNA from Candidatus Methylomirabilota bacterium. It encodes these proteins:
- a CDS encoding cation/multidrug efflux pump — its product is MESWLLIAALLLAGASLAFLTIGLLALRSRRVLGAVSGALLALLLLSVAGLLATLAVATQGYRALTFEDVAATVTIVPAAAQRFSATFRFPDGHEERFTLGGDELYVDAHILKWKPIVNVLGLHTAYELDRVAGRYRLLTDETTKPRTVFSLVQPKPLDLFDLRRRYALLAPLLDAEYGSATFIDAARPAELELRVSTSGLLIRPAPGR
- a CDS encoding Rieske (2Fe-2S) protein; translated protein: MGDELAGGSSMNRREPRRAMLRGALAIGVGLPLLDLCARAIPEASAQGDPKSQRPQNGDRFVFRTGNQTGKVITVADIPVGGPPVPAFPMDPSGVVRDGSRLNQLLLVRLTLTDLSEETRGRSAEGVVAYSGVCTHTGCDITLWKAESIRFRCPCHESEFDPKDAGRVVGGPAPRRLPRVPVKVVDGVPVAAAGFLGRPGFQPT